The genomic segment CGTCCTCGTCCCGCACATAGGGGCGCAGCCCTTCGAGGTCGGTCAGGTCCGGCTGCCCGCGCCCGGTGGCCAGGGCCAGCTCCTCCCCGGCGGCGGCCCCGACGCGGGGTGAGTTGCCGGGGTGGCGGAAGTCGGCACTGCCGTCGAGCGCGGCCACGCCGTAGCGGCCGATGCGGCGCAGGGCGAGCGCGGCGCCGAGCTGGATACTGCAGTCGCCGCCGAGGACCACGGGGAAGTCCCCGGCCCGTACGTGCTTCTCGATCCGGTCCGCCAGCCGGGGGGTGTACCCGGCGATGGCGGCGGCGTTGAACACGCCGTCCCCGTCCCGCCACGGGCCCCGGTCGTAGCGGGGCGGCACCACCACCCCGCCCTCCTGGGCGCCGAGCCGCTCCAGGAGCCGCTGCTCGCGCAGCGCGCCGGCGAGTTTGTAGCAGCCGGGAACCGTACCGGGGACCGGCGGACGCAGGCCGAGATTGGACGGGGCATCGATCAGCACAGTGCGGCGCATGTCCTCACTCTGGCACGACATGCACCGGGGCAGGAGGTCTTGCTCGGCGGATCGGAGCACGCGCGTGTCCGGGCCGCGGTGTACGGGCCGGGAGGCCCCGTGCCGGGGCCGCCGGTTCCCGGCGCGCCCGCCGTCGGGGCCCGGGGGCGGGCACGGGGCCGTGCGCCCGGTGGGCCCGGCCACCCGGTGGGCCCGGCGCGCCCGCCGCCTCAGGGGCCCCGCCCCGGAGCGCCGGCGTCAGTTCCGCGTCATCTCGGTGGTGATGGCCCACCGCTCGTGGTCGCGCCAGGCGCCGTTGATGAAGAGGAAGTCCGGGGAGAGCCCTTCCCGGCGGAAGCCGAGCCGCCGCACGAGCCGCAGGGACGGCTCGTTGCCCGGCTGGACGTTCGCCTCGATCCGGTGCAGCCCCAGCTCGCCGAAGGCGTGGCGCAGCAGGAGCCGCAGGCCCTCCGCCATCAGCCCGCGCCCGGCCGCGTGGACGAACGCCCCGTAGCCCAGCGCACCGGACTGGAAGGCGCCGCGGACGATGTTGTTGACGGCGGCTCCGCCGGCGATGCCGCCGGTGTCCCGCTCGCAGAGGACGAAGCCCTCGCGGTCGGGTTCGTCGAAGCGCTGCCGGTAGGCGGTGAAGTCCTCGGGCCGGGCCGGAAGGGCGACCCAGGGGTGGTGGAACTCCGCGCTCTCCCGCGCCCGTTCCGTGAACTCCGCCATGTCCTCGTCCCGGAGGTGCCGCAGCCCCACCCGGGGTCCGGTCAGAAGATACGCGTCGTCGGACACCTGGCCATCGTAGATCGGCGACGGCCCGCCCGCCCCGGCGGCCGGACGGCCGGCGGCCGCCGTCAGCCGCCGCCGTCCGCCGCCGGCAGCCGGGGGCGTGTCCCCCGGACGGCGCACGCGGCGGCGTAGCCGGGGAGGGCGGGCAGGTCGGTCAGGGCCCAGCCGGTGAGCCGCGCCGGGGAGGGGCCCGCGCCGACATAGGTCGCCGCCGGGTCCTCCGAGAGCCCGGTGCCGGTGCCCTTGAGGTAGGCCTCCTTCCGCGTCCAGCAGCGGGCGAAGGCGAAGGGCCGCCCGGCGGCCGGCAGCGCGGCCAGTTCGGCGCGCTCCCCCGGGTGCAGGGCCGACGCGACCTCGGTCACCGTCCTCTCCCCGGGGACCTCCTCCACATCGGCGCCCACCGGCACGGGGGCGAACGCCAGCAGCACGAGGTCTCCGGCGTGCGAGAGCGAGAAGTGCAGCGGGGCGCCCGGCACGGCGGGGCGCCCGTGCGGGCCGCCGCAGCCGGGGCACGGCTCCCTCGTCAGCTCCACCGAGCGCGGCTCGGTGGCCAGATAGCCGCCGAGGAGCCGGCGCAGCGCCACATGCGCCACCTGGTAGCGGTCACGGTCGGGAGGCCGTACGAAGGCGTCGGCGCGCCGCCTCTCCTCCGCGTCCAGCACGGCGCGCTCCGCCTCCGCGTACGCGGCGTGCTCGGGCACCCGCACGAACCAGACCTCGGTACCGCTGTCCGGGGACCACGGCCGGCCGGGAGACCATCCCGCCAGGGCCGGCCAGCGGGGAACGAGGGGCCCGGACGAGCCGGACCCCCCGGCCGGCCCCGGAGGGCGGGTGCGCCCGGGCTCCGGTCCGGTGTCCCGCGGGGCCGGGCCGCCCCGGGTCCGTCCTGAGGCGCCGTCCGGCGCGGTGCGATGTGTCATGCGCTTCCCCCTGTGTGCGGCGGCCGGTTGCCGTGCCCCGCCGCGTCCCCTGTTCCCTGCCCCTTGTTCCCTGTTCCGTCGGGCCGGTGGTCCCCGGCCGTGGCCGTGACCGAGCAGCACGGTGACCGGGCCCGCCCCCGCTCCGGCAGGGCCGGCGGCCGGCCCGGCCGGCCCGGCCGGCCGCCACTCACTCCGCTCCATCCGTGCGCAGTTCCAGTCTCGGCACATCCGGCGCGGCGATACCGAACACCTGGGTGTACAGGGCGAGTTCGGACTCCAGCGCCCGGACCACGGTGTCCCTGCGGCGGAAGCCGTGGCCCTCGCCCTCGAAGGTGATGCAGGCGTGCGGGACACCGTGCTCCGCGGCCGCCCGCCGGAAGGTCTCGCACTGGGCGGGCGGGCAGATGACGTCGTCCAGGCCCTGCAGGATCAGGAAGGGCGCGGTGATCCGGCCGGCGCGGCGGAGCGGGGACCGGTTGCGGTAGCGGTCGGGGTGCTCGGTGAGGGTGCCGATCAGCCCGTCGAGGTAGTGGGATTCGAAGTCGTGGGTGCCGCCCTCGGCCCAGCTCTCCAGGTCGAGCACCGGGTAGCGGAAGGTGCCGCAGGCGTAGAGGCCGGTGCCGGCGAGCGAGGCGGCGGCCGTCCAGCCGCCGGCGCTGCCGCCGCGGATCGCGAGCCGGGCCCGGTCGGCGGTGCCCTCGGCGGCGAGGGTCTCGGCGACGGCGGCGCAGTCCTCCACGTCGACGACGCCCCACTGGCCGCGGAGCCGCTCGCGGTACTCCCGGCCGTAGCCGGTGGAACCGCCGTAGTTGACCTCGGCGACGCCGAAGCCGCGGGAGGTGAAGTAGGCGATGTCGAGGTCGAGGACGAGCGGGGCGTGGCCGGTGGGCCCGCCGTGCGCCCACACCACGAAGGGCGGGAGTTCGTCCCCCGGCACGGTGTGGTCGGGGTTGTAGGGCGGGTAGATGTGCGCGTGGATCTCCCGGCCCTCGGGGCCGGTGAACGTGCGGATCTGCGGTTCGGGGTAGTAGGCGGGGTCGACCGGGTCGCGGTGCTCCGCGCCGACCACCCGGGCGTGGCCGGTGGCGGTGTCCAGCTCGACGACCTCGTACGCGCTGCGCGGGCTGGCGGCCACCCCGATGACCCGGGTGTCCTGCACGGCCAGGGCCGGGTCCCACTCGGACCACGGGCCGGGGGCGTCGTAGAGGTCGCCGCTCTCCGGGTCCAGGACGCCGAGGGAGGTGGCGCCGCAGCCGTGCACCACGGCGATCAGGCCGGTGGGCAGCGGGGCGAACCAGCGGCTGCCGATCTTCCACAGCGGGCCGCCGAACTCCTCCTCGCGGGGGCAGAGGGAGGTGACGGTCACCTCGCCGGCCGGCGAGCCGGCGGCGCTGTCCCCGAGGCCCGTGCCGGGCCCGGGGCCGCCGGGGGCGGGCGGGCCGATCCCCGGGCCGGTGATCCGGTAGAGGTTCCACCAGCCGCTGCGGTCGGAGACGGCGAGCAGACCGCCGTCGGGGGCCCACTCGGCCTGCGGTACGGACTCCGCTTGGCCGCCGAGCACGGTACGCGCCCGTTCGAAGGTCCCGTCCGGCGCCACCTCGGCGACCCGCAGTTCGGTGCCGTCCCAGGGCATGTTCGGGTGGTCCCAGGCGATCCAGGCCACGCGGCCCCCGTCCGGGGACAGCCGGGCCGCCGTGACGAACCGGTGTCTGTCGTCGCTGAGTTCGCGGACCGCCGCGCGGTCCTCCGCGGCCGAGCCGTCCAGCGGTACGGCGGCGATGACGCGCCGTACGTCGCCGGGGGCCTCACCGGTGTACTCCTCCAGGACGCACCACACCTCGCCGCGCTCGGGGTGCAGCCGCAGGTCGGCCCAGCGCAGCCCGCCGCCGATGGCGGAGAGCGGGGTCAGCGGACGGGGCCCGGGGGCACCGGGGTGATCGGGTTCGTAGGCGTAGAGCCGCTGGTCGGCGAAGTGGACGAAGACGACGAGCGGGC from the Streptomyces xinghaiensis S187 genome contains:
- a CDS encoding arginase family protein, producing the protein MRRTVLIDAPSNLGLRPPVPGTVPGCYKLAGALREQRLLERLGAQEGGVVVPPRYDRGPWRDGDGVFNAAAIAGYTPRLADRIEKHVRAGDFPVVLGGDCSIQLGAALALRRIGRYGVAALDGSADFRHPGNSPRVGAAAGEELALATGRGQPDLTDLEGLRPYVRDEDVRLIGIRDDDEDRAELAELKIPVTTVGEVRRQGAGEVAHRCLASLEAHALNGFWVHFDADVLDPTVMPAVDSPDPDGLTVEEAHDVLRPLVRSPRCAGLNVTVYDPDLDQEGEGAVLLAGLLESALAQP
- a CDS encoding GNAT family N-acetyltransferase gives rise to the protein MSDDAYLLTGPRVGLRHLRDEDMAEFTERARESAEFHHPWVALPARPEDFTAYRQRFDEPDREGFVLCERDTGGIAGGAAVNNIVRGAFQSGALGYGAFVHAAGRGLMAEGLRLLLRHAFGELGLHRIEANVQPGNEPSLRLVRRLGFRREGLSPDFLFINGAWRDHERWAITTEMTRN
- a CDS encoding 4'-phosphopantetheinyl transferase family protein, producing the protein MRVPEHAAYAEAERAVLDAEERRRADAFVRPPDRDRYQVAHVALRRLLGGYLATEPRSVELTREPCPGCGGPHGRPAVPGAPLHFSLSHAGDLVLLAFAPVPVGADVEEVPGERTVTEVASALHPGERAELAALPAAGRPFAFARCWTRKEAYLKGTGTGLSEDPAATYVGAGPSPARLTGWALTDLPALPGYAAACAVRGTRPRLPAADGGG
- a CDS encoding LpqB family beta-propeller domain-containing protein, which encodes MVSTAPYGTWQSPIDAGLAAVHGGRPEYPGTVGDEVWWTAPRPAEGGRRTLVRRRPDGTEEAVLPAPWNVRSRVMEYGGTPWAGTARGRRGPLVVFVHFADQRLYAYEPDHPGAPGPRPLTPLSAIGGGLRWADLRLHPERGEVWCVLEEYTGEAPGDVRRVIAAVPLDGSAAEDRAAVRELSDDRHRFVTAARLSPDGGRVAWIAWDHPNMPWDGTELRVAEVAPDGTFERARTVLGGQAESVPQAEWAPDGGLLAVSDRSGWWNLYRITGPGIGPPAPGGPGPGTGLGDSAAGSPAGEVTVTSLCPREEEFGGPLWKIGSRWFAPLPTGLIAVVHGCGATSLGVLDPESGDLYDAPGPWSEWDPALAVQDTRVIGVAASPRSAYEVVELDTATGHARVVGAEHRDPVDPAYYPEPQIRTFTGPEGREIHAHIYPPYNPDHTVPGDELPPFVVWAHGGPTGHAPLVLDLDIAYFTSRGFGVAEVNYGGSTGYGREYRERLRGQWGVVDVEDCAAVAETLAAEGTADRARLAIRGGSAGGWTAAASLAGTGLYACGTFRYPVLDLESWAEGGTHDFESHYLDGLIGTLTEHPDRYRNRSPLRRAGRITAPFLILQGLDDVICPPAQCETFRRAAAEHGVPHACITFEGEGHGFRRRDTVVRALESELALYTQVFGIAAPDVPRLELRTDGAE